The nucleotide window TGCCAAGTGCCTCTGGCACCGCAGGAAACCTCCAAGGAATATGCTCTCCACAGAGCGCATAACAGGCATGTTGTTGATTTAGCCTATTACCAGGATACGACCAGCCATGCTTTTTAAGGGCGGCTTGATTGCTAGATAAAATTTGTTGCAAAAAAGTGGTACCACTTTTCATCATACCAACGTGATATATTTTCATTTATCCCCCCTGCCTGTTGCGCTTGCAGCCAACTTAATAAACACTACGATTCCAGTTTTAAGACGTTATCTAATTGCTCAAACACAATCTCATAGCCATAGTTATCAATCAGATACTGACGATTTTGCAAACGAACTTGCGTTAATGCCTGCTGATCCATTGCTTGCCATTCGATAACTTTTTTTGCCGCACTTTTTACCGAATCGACTATCCAGTCTTCAGGATAAACACTGTCGGCACTAGGCCATGGCCAAACCAATGGTAAGGCGCCGGTGCAGGTGCCATCCGCTAATGCATAATGGAATGATTCTGTCTCACTCGGAGATAAAATATAATTAACGTTCTTGTACCATGTTTGCACGTCATTACCCCAACCGGTAAAGATCACCGCATCCTTTAATTGTGAATCCTCATCAATCATGCGATACAAATCGTAGTAATATTCAAGCTCGTGTTTACGCCCTGGACCATGCATAAATTCAAGATTTTCAGGTCGATGACCTTTAATATACAACTTAGCATCGACACCTTGTTGCAATAAGCTTTTGGTTAGCTTTAGAGCACGATCAAAGCGTTTTGTTTTTGGCGTGATGCCTACCATACCTAAACTGACTTGCTGATCTCGTTCAAACATGGGCAATAAATTGTCATTCAAAAAGTTGGCAATGACGACGGTTTTTTCTATTGGCCAGCCAAACAGTTCCACCGCTTTATCACGCACCAACGCCGATACGAAGATAAACTTGGTTACGTTATCAACATCGATTTTTTTACCAAAACGTTTCGCCTTATCGCGAACCTCTTGCGCATGTACACGAATATAAAGCGGCTTTTTGTTGACGTTATTTTGGCTATACCAGACCGCGTTAGCCAGTCCCCACTCGCAAAAAATAACATCCGATTCATACAGATACTGCATTGCCGCTTTTTCATCACCGTTACCCCACTGCCAATAATCCAATTGTACCGAGTAGTTCTTATCCTTTAGATAAGAGATGTACGGATATAAGAACTTTAAATCATTGCCTGCAAAGGTAATTTTCATTGCCTTGTCTTGTTCATCACCAATGAGAATTGGTGCTAAATTACTGGCAATAGTGGCAAAGCTATGTTGTTTACGAAGCTTGTCTGACAGTGCTTGATAATCAAATGGGGTATGACTTTCGATACACTCTACGCTGGCTTCAAAACCAGTAAAGTCGCTGACATAACATGGGTAATCGTCACCAAGTAAGTCTTTATTAATCTGTGATGGGTAGCATAACGTCGGGATCGATAAGGTGCCCATTTCAATCAGCTTCGTCGACACCTCTAAGGTATTATCTTCGAGATACGCATCGCGGTAACACCAAACCAATTGCATCGCTTTCATTAAGCCCATGGCTTGAAAGCGGTTCATATCGTTATAGACGGTGACAAAAGGCTTATCTAACAAACGATTCATCTCGGCAATAAACTCGTTGCGGCGCTCGCCTTTGGCTGTCACTTTTTGGGTGACCACATGTACGTTGATCTGATGCCCTTGATTAATTAATCTTTCACTCCAATTAATCAGGTGCTCTACGCCCCAGCCAGGCTGAACTTTGCCCGCGTAACCAATATTAATAACGCTGTTATCGACATTAGCCTCAACCAGTTTATCTTCGATATCCGCAGGTAATGACGGTGGCAACTGCACACTATCAAACGCAATATCGGTTAGTTCGGATAATTTGTTTCGAATTTGGCATGTTTGTGTCAGTACCGTGTTGGCGTTGTTTAAAATCGTTGGCAGTACCGCGAGTTTCTCTTCAGGTACCGAGAAACCATGTTCATCAACGGCATAAAAATCCGTTAAATACGGGTACACACGGCTGGCAAATGCTTTCTCATCCATAACCGCAGCCGTCACGTCTAAGCCGCGCAATACCACTGATTTTAAGCTGGCAATTTTGTCGTCTAAAAATTTAATCGCCTTAACCGCAGAGCTTGTGGTCAACGGCGCATTAAAGCCAATATGTTTAGGCTGCACAATAACCAAGTTGCCGGCATTAACGATGTTAGACAATACATTTTTGTCCGGATCAACATTGTCTTTTAATAACAATACGGTCGGCCCTACCTGCGACATTATCGAGCTTATAGACGATAACCAAATAGAAGAGCCATCAATCACATTTGGGCTAATGTCACCAAAAATCAAACAGCGAGAAGCAACCACTTGCTGCTGCTCAGCAAACGCTGAAAATTGATTGTTGGCAAAATCATAATCGATTGCCTCACTATCTAAATCACTACTTAGAAACTGGGTAGCGACATTTTCCATGATAATAGATGGCGACAACGATCTATCCCGAGAAAACGGGATAACCTGATATTCGAAAAAACACACCTCTGGTGGAAAGTCGATATCCACTAACAGGGTGCTCTTGTCCTGATAAAAATAACGGAACTTGCCATAACGTTTCGAATGAAACAGTTTGGTGGTCGCTATTTGCTCTACCGGTACGCCGTTATTATCAAAAAAGCGACATTTTAGAATCACTTTTTGCTCTGCCGGCAGTTCATTTTCGGTGGCTAGATTGAGGGTCAGTTTAAACTTGTTGCGCTGTTCTAAGTTAACGGCAATGGCTTTAGATGGCTGCTCTAAGTCGATAATTTGATTACTGCGGCCATCCAACAATGGCAACAATTCAACGTCCTGAAACTTGCCAAACTTACCTTGTGCCACTTGTTTTTTGTAATTATCTCGACGACGAAAATCATTGAATAGACGATACAAATCTTTCGGTAGATTTAGTACGCTTTTAGGACTGCGAACGCCGGCAAACAAGCTACCTAATTGATAGGTTAAACTGGTTCTTACGCCGGTTAATTTTTGTTGCAGTTCTTGCTTTTCAAATTGCAGCCCCTTGACTTTAGATTCTAACGACGCAATCAGTTTATCTTGCTGCTGAAACTTTTTATCTGCCTGATTTAACTCTATTTGGTAATGCTCAAGCTTTTGGTTTAGTGATTGAAACTGAGTTGATTTTTGCCTTAGCTCATCAACCAAAGGGGTAAACTCTTCTATTCGCTCAAGCTTTTGATGTGCGGTTTTCGCCATTCGACTTAAACGGTTATGGCGCAATATGTCTTTATAAGAATCCTGTACATTTTTATATTGTACTTGCGCTAGCTGCTGCTCCAAACTGACTTGGCTTTTAGGAATAAACAAATGGGTTAATGTCGCGTTGAACGTATCCCAATATAGGTATCCACGTTCAAACAACCAACTATATACCCACTTAAATTCTTCACTATTTAAGCACTCGATATAAATGATCGGCTGATCTTTACTGATCAGTGCTTCACCGCCTTTAAGAACCGCCAGTTCCATACCTTCAACATCAATCTTGATCAGCTTAACTGACTGTTGAAACGACAAACTGTCGAGATTGGCTACTTGAATATCACCTTGGCCGAGTGCCAAGGATTGTGCCCCCAAGTTTTGCGCATTTTCACTGGCAAAATGAGCATGATTGCCTGATTCACCAAGACCAAGATTGTGAATCGTTAAACTGGAGGTTAATTCATTGATCTTTTTACTGACTTCAAGCGCATCGCATAGAGATTTGTTCGGCTCAAAGCAAATAACATTAGCGCCCAAATTAGCAAGATATAAGGAATGATTGCCAATATTAGCACCGATATCTAAGACTAATTCGCCCGCCTCAATACGGGTTGCCATGTCACGAAGAATTTCTTCTTCGTAAGGTTTCTTATTCTTATAAATTTTGCCCTGAATATAATCGTTTTGGCGATTAGGCAGATAAATTTTATAAGGGCCACTGGCCGTGTTAATTTCAACCAAGTTGTCTACTGCATCACTCACGACACTTCGTACCCCATTAAAGCCAAATGCCTTTGCTATCGATTAATTTTTGCTGTTCGCCGAGTTCAATGGATGTCTCTTTAAACTGTTTGTGGTCAACGAGCATAACCAGTACGTCACTGTCACTCACGGCAGATTCTATATCCACTAACCTTGCATCGTGAGCAAGTAAATCATCAGGTAATGATTTTATGTTCGGCTCGACAATGGTTACTTGGCCTTGGTATTTTGCTGCCAATGCTTTACTAATATCGAGCGCTGGGCTTTCCCGTAAATCATCAATATTTGGCTTAAACGCTACGCCAAAACAGGCAATTTTAATATCATTGAGTTGCTTGCTGCTGTGATGAACAATATCAGAAATAGCCTGCTCTACTTTTTCTAACACCCAACCCGGTTTACCATCATTAACGGTACGTGCGGTATGAATAAGGCGAGCCAACTCTGGGGTTTTACTGACAATAAACCAAGGGTCAACGGCAATACAGTGGCCGCCGACACCTGGGCCTGGTTGCAAAATATTGACCCGCGGATGGCGATTGGCTAAAGCGATCAGTTCCCAGACATTGATGTCTAATTCATCACAAATTATCGAAAGCTCATTGGCAAAAGCGATATTGACATCACGAAAACTGTTTTCCGTTAATTTTGCCATTTCTGCGGTGCGGGCATTGGTAATAACACACTCACCGTGAACACATATTTTGTATAACTCAACCGCATACTGCGAGCATTTCGCTGTCATACCACCGATAACGCGATCATTTTCAACCAACTCTCTGATCACATGGCCTGGCAATACACGCTCAGGGCAATGCGCGACACGAATATCAGAGTCTTCGCCATGAGTTTGCGGAAAGGTTAAATCCGGTCGAGCTTGGGCTAACCATGCCGCCATTTGTTCGGTAGTCCCCACGGGAGAAGTCGATTCCAATACCACCAAGTCGCCCTTTTTCAAAACCGGTGCTATTGCATTAGCAGCGGATTGAATATAGGCCAGATCAGGTTGGTAGTTATCTTTAAACGGCGTTGGTACGGCGATTAAAAAAGCATCTGCAGGCTCAGCTGTTGTGGTCGCTTTTAAATAACCTTCGGTGACCGCTGCACGAACAACGATATCCAATTGCGGTTCAACAATATGAATATCACCTCTGTTTATGGTATCGACAGCGTGCTCATTGACGTCAACACCAATCACTTGAACTTTGCGTGAGGCAAACACGGCAGCGGTTGGCAAACCAATGTAGCCAAGACCAACAACAGATATGGTTTTAAAACTCATTTTCTAATCCTTATTAAAGCGATTCAGCATATTCAGCTAAGACGGCAGCGATTCGTTGACAGGCCTTACCATCACCATAAGGGTTGTGGGCAAAGCTCATTTCTTGATAAGCATTATCATCGGTCATTAATCGCTTAATTTGTTCATATATCGTATTGATATCGGTACCAACCAATTTCACCGTACCGGCTTGCAATGCCTCAGGTCGTTCAGTTGTATCTCGCATCACTAAGACCGGCTTACCTAATGATGGCGCTTCTTCTTGAATACCACCGGAGTCGGTCAATATGATGTGGGCTTTATTCATCAGATAAACAAATGGCAAATAATCTAATGGTTCAATCAAATGAATATTAGGTGAATTTGACAACAATCGATTAACCGGTTCACGTACATTTGGGTTTAAATGCATTGGGTAGACGATCTGGCTATCGGGAAAATCATTGGATACTTTTACCAGCGCTTCACATATACGCTCAAAGCCGCCACCAAAACTTTCTCGGCGGTGGCCAGTGACCAAAATCAGCTTGCTGTTGTCGTCAATGAAGTCGAATTTATCGGCAAATGATGAACGAATGTTTTCGTCAGTTTCAACCTTATCAACCACCTGCATTAAGGCATCAATAACCGTATTGCCGGTAATATGAATATCGGCTTCGTTGACGTTTTCTTTGCTTAAGTTGTCTGCTGATGTTTGCGTCGGAGCAAAATGCAACTTAGTGAGTGCGCCGGTAAGCTTGCGATTGGCTTCTTCTGGCCAAGGGGAGTAAATATTACCGGTACGCAGACCTGCTTCAACATGCCCTACCGCAATCTGTTTGTAATACGCCGCCAAACTTGCCGCAAATGTGGTGGCGGTATCGCCATGCACCAAGACAATATCCGCATCAAACTCAGCGAAAACGTCTTCCATACCTTTTAAGATATTACAGGTGACATCACTGAGACTTTGCCCTGGCTTCATGATGTTTAAATCAAAATCAGGCGTTAGATTAAATAGATCCAATACTTGATCAAGCATCTCGCGGTGTTGAGCAGTAACGCATACCTTGTGCTCAAATCTAGAGTCCTGATTCAGAGCAATGGCCAGTGGCGCCATTTTGATTGCTTCAGGGCGAGTGCCAAATACGGTTAATACTTTCATCTTGGTATATTTCTCTTATCTAATTCAATTCGTTTATGGTGGCCGCAACAATTCGATACACGCCAAAAAGCATTAATAAAATCACCGCAAATAGGGTTAAGTTATAAATAATCTTTGGGTACTTGTTATCTTCTGGCAAGGTTGGCGTTTCAACGACTACCAAAAATAGCAACTGTCGGTAGGCTTCAATACGGGCTTTTTCTAGGGATATAAGTGATGACGCGTAGGCTTGCATCGTCAATTCCAGTTCAATTTTGTAGTCAGAATAACGAGCTAACTTTTCACCGACGTTTAATGTCGGCGACTGACTGTCTTGACCAGACAAGCGTTTATTTTCCTGCTTCAACTGGGTTTCTAGGGCCGCGATAACACGCTTTAAACTGACCACCTGCGGTGAGTTTTCCGACATGATTTCCTGCAAGCTATATAACTCGGCTTTTTTCGCCGATATTTGGCTTTCCATGGTATAGGCAATTTCTTGATAAGCCGCGCCTTCCATTTCTGGATCGAGCAAATTATATTGACTTTGAAATGCCAACAAGGTTGCTTTTGCTTGCTCCATTCTATCGGCTACAACTTGGTGCTCGCCTTGCACAAACGCCAGCTGTTCTTTGGCGATTTGATGACTGATATTATTGATAAACCACTCGGCGCGTTTGACAATAATGCTGTTGAGTTGTTTGGCAAAGTCTTCCGAAAACGCTTGAGTTCTGACAGTGATTACTGACGATATTTCGTCGATCTCAATGTCAACTTTATCAATATAAAATTGCAGATAATCTTCTCGTGTATTCCAACCACTTAAACGACTAAAAAAGTCGATCTCCGAATTTGAATAGTGTCCTTTTAGGTCGAGTTCTTGCGCCAAATACTCAAGCATATCCATCGAGTGGATATAGGATTCAACCAACTGTGTATCCGTGCTTGCTGTGCTTACCCCAAGCCCTGACAGTATTGCCATAGAGGCATCCATAGTGGCCATATTATCAGGTTGACGCACAATCAATTTGGATTGGCTTTCATAGCGCGGCGATGCGAATACGACAAGATAAATACAAAAGATAAACCAAGGTAATACCACAAAGGCAAAAAACTGGTTTTGCGCCCAAGTTGGCAACTTACCGGTTAGCGCTTTGAAACGATAATTCAAGGTGGTTTCATCAACATCCGCTGCAGACTCTTTTGGGTCAGCTAAGCTCACCTCAAATACATAGGCTTGATCGGTTTGTAACTCAAGCTTGTATTGATGCAGTTTTTTCACAATAAACGGGCCATGCGGACGCAGCACATTCGCCCTTTTCATGATCAGGTAAGCTAATTCGAGATCATCGTTTTCGCGCTCAATCGCTTCATCGCGTAGCAATGACGCAGACTCCCAATCCAAAGGGCTTATCGAATTTTTAAATTGCGCCAAACGAGCTTCTAATTCTTTTATTTTTTTCATGCTTATAATCTTTGGTACTTATCGATGGCAACTTCCAAATCATTGAAAAACGCTAATTGCCCTTTGTGAATAATAATAGCACTGTCACAAAACTCTCTAACTTCATCCATATCGTGACTGACCATAATAACGTTGGCATCACGGCTGCGACTTAAGAGAAAATCTCTGGCTTTGCGTTTAAATTTCGGATCGCCAACCGATGTGGCTTCGTCAATTAGGTAAACATCAAAGCTAATCGACATACAACACGCAAACGCTAAGCGCGAACGCATACCCGATGAATAGGTCTTTACCGGTAAATCGTATTTTTGTCCTAACTCGGCGAAATCTCGTACCAAGTATTCGTATTCATCCAAGTTCTCCACGCCATTAACTCGGCCAATAAAACGGGTATTCTCCCGCCCGGTCATTTGTGGATGGATACCGGTTGCCAATGCCACCGGCCAGGAAATATTAAGGTTGGTAATTACACGACCATTATTTGGGTATTCACTACCTGCTAACATTCTAAATAAGGTCGACTTACCAGCACCGTTACGACCGAGTATGGCAATGTTATGATTCGACGGAATCTCAAAATTAATGTTATTGAGAATATATTGTCTA belongs to Thalassotalea sp. HSM 43 and includes:
- a CDS encoding ABC transporter ATP-binding protein — protein: MITLRNLTKFYPSKIGRQYILNNINFEIPSNHNIAILGRNGAGKSTLFRMLAGSEYPNNGRVITNLNISWPVALATGIHPQMTGRENTRFIGRVNGVENLDEYEYLVRDFAELGQKYDLPVKTYSSGMRSRLAFACCMSISFDVYLIDEATSVGDPKFKRKARDFLLSRSRDANVIMVSHDMDEVREFCDSAIIIHKGQLAFFNDLEVAIDKYQRL
- the wecB gene encoding non-hydrolyzing UDP-N-acetylglucosamine 2-epimerase; this translates as MKVLTVFGTRPEAIKMAPLAIALNQDSRFEHKVCVTAQHREMLDQVLDLFNLTPDFDLNIMKPGQSLSDVTCNILKGMEDVFAEFDADIVLVHGDTATTFAASLAAYYKQIAVGHVEAGLRTGNIYSPWPEEANRKLTGALTKLHFAPTQTSADNLSKENVNEADIHITGNTVIDALMQVVDKVETDENIRSSFADKFDFIDDNSKLILVTGHRRESFGGGFERICEALVKVSNDFPDSQIVYPMHLNPNVREPVNRLLSNSPNIHLIEPLDYLPFVYLMNKAHIILTDSGGIQEEAPSLGKPVLVMRDTTERPEALQAGTVKLVGTDINTIYEQIKRLMTDDNAYQEMSFAHNPYGDGKACQRIAAVLAEYAESL
- a CDS encoding lipopolysaccharide biosynthesis protein, encoding MKKIKELEARLAQFKNSISPLDWESASLLRDEAIERENDDLELAYLIMKRANVLRPHGPFIVKKLHQYKLELQTDQAYVFEVSLADPKESAADVDETTLNYRFKALTGKLPTWAQNQFFAFVVLPWFIFCIYLVVFASPRYESQSKLIVRQPDNMATMDASMAILSGLGVSTASTDTQLVESYIHSMDMLEYLAQELDLKGHYSNSEIDFFSRLSGWNTREDYLQFYIDKVDIEIDEISSVITVRTQAFSEDFAKQLNSIIVKRAEWFINNISHQIAKEQLAFVQGEHQVVADRMEQAKATLLAFQSQYNLLDPEMEGAAYQEIAYTMESQISAKKAELYSLQEIMSENSPQVVSLKRVIAALETQLKQENKRLSGQDSQSPTLNVGEKLARYSDYKIELELTMQAYASSLISLEKARIEAYRQLLFLVVVETPTLPEDNKYPKIIYNLTLFAVILLMLFGVYRIVAATINELN
- a CDS encoding FkbM family methyltransferase, producing MSDAVDNLVEINTASGPYKIYLPNRQNDYIQGKIYKNKKPYEEEILRDMATRIEAGELVLDIGANIGNHSLYLANLGANVICFEPNKSLCDALEVSKKINELTSSLTIHNLGLGESGNHAHFASENAQNLGAQSLALGQGDIQVANLDSLSFQQSVKLIKIDVEGMELAVLKGGEALISKDQPIIYIECLNSEEFKWVYSWLFERGYLYWDTFNATLTHLFIPKSQVSLEQQLAQVQYKNVQDSYKDILRHNRLSRMAKTAHQKLERIEEFTPLVDELRQKSTQFQSLNQKLEHYQIELNQADKKFQQQDKLIASLESKVKGLQFEKQELQQKLTGVRTSLTYQLGSLFAGVRSPKSVLNLPKDLYRLFNDFRRRDNYKKQVAQGKFGKFQDVELLPLLDGRSNQIIDLEQPSKAIAVNLEQRNKFKLTLNLATENELPAEQKVILKCRFFDNNGVPVEQIATTKLFHSKRYGKFRYFYQDKSTLLVDIDFPPEVCFFEYQVIPFSRDRSLSPSIIMENVATQFLSSDLDSEAIDYDFANNQFSAFAEQQQVVASRCLIFGDISPNVIDGSSIWLSSISSIMSQVGPTVLLLKDNVDPDKNVLSNIVNAGNLVIVQPKHIGFNAPLTTSSAVKAIKFLDDKIASLKSVVLRGLDVTAAVMDEKAFASRVYPYLTDFYAVDEHGFSVPEEKLAVLPTILNNANTVLTQTCQIRNKLSELTDIAFDSVQLPPSLPADIEDKLVEANVDNSVINIGYAGKVQPGWGVEHLINWSERLINQGHQINVHVVTQKVTAKGERRNEFIAEMNRLLDKPFVTVYNDMNRFQAMGLMKAMQLVWCYRDAYLEDNTLEVSTKLIEMGTLSIPTLCYPSQINKDLLGDDYPCYVSDFTGFEASVECIESHTPFDYQALSDKLRKQHSFATIASNLAPILIGDEQDKAMKITFAGNDLKFLYPYISYLKDKNYSVQLDYWQWGNGDEKAAMQYLYESDVIFCEWGLANAVWYSQNNVNKKPLYIRVHAQEVRDKAKRFGKKIDVDNVTKFIFVSALVRDKAVELFGWPIEKTVVIANFLNDNLLPMFERDQQVSLGMVGITPKTKRFDRALKLTKSLLQQGVDAKLYIKGHRPENLEFMHGPGRKHELEYYYDLYRMIDEDSQLKDAVIFTGWGNDVQTWYKNVNYILSPSETESFHYALADGTCTGALPLVWPWPSADSVYPEDWIVDSVKSAAKKVIEWQAMDQQALTQVRLQNRQYLIDNYGYEIVFEQLDNVLKLES
- the wecC gene encoding UDP-N-acetyl-D-mannosamine dehydrogenase, which codes for MSFKTISVVGLGYIGLPTAAVFASRKVQVIGVDVNEHAVDTINRGDIHIVEPQLDIVVRAAVTEGYLKATTTAEPADAFLIAVPTPFKDNYQPDLAYIQSAANAIAPVLKKGDLVVLESTSPVGTTEQMAAWLAQARPDLTFPQTHGEDSDIRVAHCPERVLPGHVIRELVENDRVIGGMTAKCSQYAVELYKICVHGECVITNARTAEMAKLTENSFRDVNIAFANELSIICDELDINVWELIALANRHPRVNILQPGPGVGGHCIAVDPWFIVSKTPELARLIHTARTVNDGKPGWVLEKVEQAISDIVHHSSKQLNDIKIACFGVAFKPNIDDLRESPALDISKALAAKYQGQVTIVEPNIKSLPDDLLAHDARLVDIESAVSDSDVLVMLVDHKQFKETSIELGEQQKLIDSKGIWL